A window of the Opitutaceae bacterium genome harbors these coding sequences:
- a CDS encoding TonB-dependent siderophore receptor produces MRNPASKKISRCPFAAVTALAVFAISLAANSTDAQTTSEVKAVTSGQEDEVVVLSPFNVDENASDGYTSTEGVTASRFNQKLKDIPQTIIVLSNEFIKDVGATDLSDVMPLIGGRVTGGTRQQDAFAIRGFSVNETWIDGTRDVVEWGGGDFIHVQQLEVIKGPATNLYGNPKGLGGIINRISKLPKQDPYYQVSASVGSYDSYHVTADLTSPLNKDKTLAYRLTAAYRDEGSFRDLQDSSRLFVAPVLQWRPSTQTTVTFFGEFMREEHREDNFIPAALNATTGEREITVPISRSIDEPWANSTIEKEKARLIVEQKLNDNLTARFSGFVSFINNPIEQVEFLSLSPDNRTVNRRAFWLNRWQDYYFGECSLYGNWETGDLRHSLIVSADYFDNPGRVNVRRVALGTIDLLDPVYSDQKPDFPPSSAVTNTKLQNSQYGFSTTYQLKAFQDRLLLIGGWRHDQVDGVSTIELGQPPFRETETSDTADSPRFGVMVRPTKSASLYYQYSETFQPQGGGALRVDGSRLDPVTGSSSEYGLKLSFLEEHLQASLALFKVEASGIALRLPPPDNSFFENGGTTTSTGEELNITYNDDRLTLMAGWVHQNVRDTTSGADGPQLAGEAENQGQLFARYRWPINDFGGLTVGGGVVFTGERPLTTAENSQVFTASEVYTLSIGYGIAKGLSASLVVRNVFDDDYFAASNGNGTTWRPGEPRTISFTVTKTW; encoded by the coding sequence ATGAGAAATCCGGCCTCCAAAAAAATATCTCGCTGTCCGTTCGCCGCTGTGACAGCACTCGCAGTGTTCGCAATTTCGCTCGCGGCCAACTCAACCGATGCGCAGACGACTTCCGAGGTCAAGGCGGTCACTTCTGGTCAGGAAGACGAGGTCGTCGTCTTGAGCCCTTTCAACGTGGATGAAAACGCGTCGGACGGATACACCTCAACCGAGGGTGTCACCGCTTCGCGGTTCAATCAAAAGCTCAAGGACATTCCGCAGACGATCATCGTACTCAGCAACGAATTTATCAAGGACGTCGGAGCAACGGATCTGTCCGATGTCATGCCCCTGATTGGAGGAAGAGTTACCGGCGGGACCCGCCAGCAGGATGCGTTTGCGATTCGCGGATTCAGCGTGAATGAGACTTGGATTGATGGGACGCGTGATGTTGTCGAATGGGGTGGTGGCGATTTTATCCACGTCCAGCAACTGGAGGTCATCAAGGGACCTGCCACCAACCTTTACGGAAATCCCAAGGGCTTGGGCGGCATCATCAATCGCATTTCCAAACTTCCCAAACAGGATCCGTATTATCAGGTCAGCGCCTCTGTGGGGAGTTACGACAGCTATCATGTCACTGCGGATCTCACCAGCCCTCTAAACAAGGACAAGACATTGGCCTACCGGCTTACAGCAGCTTATAGGGACGAGGGGAGTTTTCGCGATCTTCAGGACAGCTCACGCCTGTTTGTCGCTCCCGTACTCCAATGGAGACCTTCCACCCAGACGACAGTCACGTTTTTCGGTGAGTTTATGCGAGAGGAACATCGCGAGGATAATTTCATACCCGCTGCGTTGAATGCGACAACGGGCGAACGTGAGATCACGGTGCCAATCAGCCGTTCGATCGACGAACCCTGGGCGAATTCTACGATCGAGAAGGAAAAAGCAAGGCTCATCGTCGAGCAAAAGCTCAACGACAATCTGACCGCGCGTTTTTCGGGCTTCGTGAGCTTTATCAATAACCCGATCGAGCAAGTGGAGTTCCTGTCACTTTCCCCCGATAATCGGACTGTCAATCGGCGCGCGTTTTGGCTCAATCGTTGGCAAGATTACTACTTCGGAGAGTGTAGTCTATACGGCAACTGGGAGACTGGGGATTTGCGGCATTCACTCATCGTCTCCGCCGATTACTTCGACAACCCTGGGCGCGTCAACGTCAGACGAGTCGCACTTGGTACGATTGATTTGCTAGATCCCGTATATAGCGACCAGAAGCCGGATTTTCCACCCTCTTCTGCAGTTACCAACACGAAACTACAGAACAGCCAGTATGGTTTCTCGACGACGTATCAGCTGAAGGCGTTTCAGGATCGATTGCTTCTCATTGGTGGATGGCGCCATGATCAGGTGGATGGAGTCTCCACGATTGAGCTTGGTCAACCTCCCTTTAGGGAGACCGAGACATCCGATACTGCGGACTCGCCGCGCTTCGGTGTCATGGTGCGACCGACGAAAAGTGCCTCACTTTACTATCAGTATAGTGAGACATTTCAACCCCAAGGCGGCGGAGCGCTTCGGGTCGACGGTTCACGATTGGATCCAGTCACTGGATCGTCGTCTGAGTACGGACTGAAACTCTCGTTCCTTGAGGAGCACCTGCAAGCGTCGCTTGCCCTGTTCAAAGTTGAGGCGAGCGGCATCGCGTTGAGGCTTCCTCCGCCGGATAATTCCTTCTTCGAGAATGGAGGAACAACGACGTCGACCGGCGAAGAACTCAACATCACCTACAATGATGACCGACTCACTTTGATGGCGGGATGGGTCCATCAGAATGTGCGAGACACAACAAGTGGTGCTGATGGTCCTCAATTGGCGGGCGAGGCAGAGAACCAGGGGCAGCTTTTCGCCCGTTATCGATGGCCGATCAACGATTTCGGAGGTCTGACCGTGGGCGGAGGTGTCGTCTTCACTGGTGAACGTCCATTGACTACGGCGGAGAACTCCCAAGTGTTCACTGCCAGCGAGGTGTATACCTTAAGCATCGGATACGGGATCGCCAAGGGCCTTTCCGCTTCCCTCGTGGTGAGAAACGTCTTTGATGACGACTATTTCGCGGCCAGTAACGGAAATGGAACAACCTGGCGTCCTGGTGAACCTCGGACAATCAGCTTTACCGTGACCAAGACGTGGTAG
- a CDS encoding sulfatase — MTVFVFGVVLVFAGIVGAGAENPRPNVLFVVFDDLNDWVGALGDRQVKTPNLDAFAKKGVLFTNAHCVASVCNPSRVAILTGLRPETTGVFSQGQRLRDLLPGVVTLPDWFRKHGYLAVGVGKVFDIPDPASWDDYFFWDPGAMESEGVERYYEPPAPQPLVRPATDLSRKYGANIDFAPLDEAESAMPDHQVVDLARKFLWESHDKPFFLAVGIHKPHLPWFTPRRYFEQYPLTAVEPPELIESDLADVPDYGKRIALSKAGSSFTPFSVVEETGLWKAWIQAYLASVTFADAQFGRLMEALREGPNVANTVIVVCSDHGFHHGEKEHLHKYTLWERSTHVPLMISARNVGSEGVRIQQPVSLLDLFPTLIDLCRIDAPGDVAIEGHSLIGLLEDPTRNWPYAAVTSLDRGSASVRTAKWRYIRYADGGEELYDHTNDPHEWVNLVDRPESQSIIVELAKHLPASKLTPP, encoded by the coding sequence ATGACCGTCTTTGTGTTCGGAGTCGTGTTGGTGTTCGCAGGCATTGTTGGAGCAGGAGCGGAGAACCCGCGGCCGAATGTATTGTTTGTCGTTTTTGATGACTTGAATGACTGGGTTGGCGCCTTGGGTGATCGTCAGGTGAAAACTCCCAATCTCGACGCGTTCGCTAAAAAGGGCGTGCTGTTTACCAACGCGCATTGTGTTGCATCGGTCTGCAATCCGTCGCGGGTTGCCATTCTCACGGGGTTGCGACCGGAAACTACCGGCGTATTCAGCCAGGGTCAACGCTTGAGGGATTTGCTACCCGGGGTGGTAACCCTTCCCGACTGGTTCAGGAAGCACGGCTATCTTGCGGTAGGAGTCGGTAAGGTCTTCGACATACCGGACCCGGCATCGTGGGACGATTACTTTTTCTGGGATCCAGGGGCGATGGAGTCCGAAGGAGTAGAGCGGTATTATGAACCCCCGGCACCTCAACCGTTGGTCCGTCCTGCCACCGATCTTTCACGCAAGTATGGTGCCAACATCGATTTTGCTCCCCTAGACGAAGCGGAGTCGGCAATGCCTGATCATCAGGTGGTTGATCTCGCCCGGAAATTCCTGTGGGAGAGCCATGACAAACCGTTCTTCCTGGCTGTTGGGATCCACAAACCGCATCTGCCTTGGTTTACGCCGCGACGTTATTTCGAACAGTATCCGTTGACGGCTGTCGAGCCGCCGGAACTAATCGAGTCCGATCTGGCGGACGTGCCGGACTACGGGAAGAGAATCGCCCTTTCGAAGGCGGGTTCGTCATTTACGCCTTTTTCAGTCGTCGAAGAGACGGGACTGTGGAAGGCTTGGATCCAGGCTTACCTTGCGTCCGTTACATTTGCTGATGCCCAATTCGGGAGATTGATGGAAGCTCTTCGTGAAGGGCCGAACGTTGCTAACACGGTGATCGTCGTGTGCAGTGACCACGGCTTTCACCATGGTGAAAAAGAACACCTTCACAAGTACACACTTTGGGAGCGCTCGACCCACGTTCCCCTGATGATTTCCGCGCGGAATGTGGGGTCCGAAGGTGTCCGGATTCAGCAGCCGGTGAGCCTGCTTGATCTGTTTCCCACGTTGATCGATCTTTGCCGAATAGATGCTCCTGGCGACGTTGCGATAGAGGGGCATTCCTTGATCGGGTTGCTAGAGGACCCCACGAGAAACTGGCCGTATGCCGCTGTTACGAGCCTCGATCGAGGGAGTGCCAGTGTTCGCACGGCGAAATGGCGATATATACGATACGCCGATGGTGGAGAGGAGCTTTACGACCATACAAACGACCCACATGAGTGGGTGAACTTGGTTGATCGCCCGGAGAGTCAATCCATTATCGTTGAATTGGCAAAGCATCTGCCCGCCAGCAAGCTAACCCCGCCCTAA